One Onthophagus taurus isolate NC chromosome 11, IU_Otau_3.0, whole genome shotgun sequence genomic window carries:
- the LOC111413218 gene encoding ATP-binding cassette sub-family G member 1 — protein sequence MDTKVDKKNRVSKCCQSDSMTSINVTPEDNGICEALNDFVTSPGDILTNLMNNNHQKDDKYAYHRFAKKDPVDIKFENVYYRALMIHFQSRIKIERKEILHGVSGEFNSGELTAIMGPSGAGKSTLLNILAGYITRGSEGTIMMNDSVRDESPKFRKLVAYIPQDEELRLSLTAIENMTVAAHLKLGYSVSTEYKMKQVVQIMQLLGLQECHNTMTQRLSGGQRKRLAIALELLSNPPIIFLDEPTTGLDSLSCTQCVELLRKLARDGRTVVCTIHQPSALIFEKFDKLYALSDGNCIYNGTIPDLVPYLGNIGLQCPNYHNPADFLMEVAIGEHGTTVQQLADYHRESELKAIEQSEKVTEKNKEIMDSTKTIPVDTAPQPANVLMQFLLLYKRNLVMATREYSLYVNRLMAHVLIAFLFGYLYLNCGIGANTVLANYVYLYGSLLLVVYTGQMSVTLSFPLEMKVLAREHFNRWYKLTPYLLSGILIEIPFQLLCTWSYVAITYWLTSQPVDQRLYFFMAFCTLSTLCAQAWGYFIGATTPIKIAVFIGPVLACLFSIFGFCIRYYDTPVMFRWMFHISYFRAGFQGLVYSVYGLPRPNLYCPETELYCHYLEPKKFLTEMEVIDINLWSNISFIIVVSFLMHVATYAAVWFKLHKR from the exons ATGGATACAAAGGTAGATAAAAAGAACAGAGTGTCAAAGTGCTGCCAGAGTGATTCTATGACTTCTATTAACGTGACACCAGAAGACAACGGGATTTGTGAAGCTTTAAACGATTTTGTTACATCCCCGGGTGATATCCTTACGAATCTAATGAACAACAATCATcaaaaagatgataaatacgCATACCATCGGTTCGCCAAAAAGGATCCGgttgatattaaatttgaaaatgtttattatcgAGCGTTGATGATACATTTTCAATCAAGGATAAAAATTG AACGCAAAGAAATTTTACATGGAGTTAGCGGCGAATTTAATTCCGGCGAACTTACCGCTATTATGGGTCCATCAGGAGCTGGAAAAAGTACATTACTCAACATCTTGGCTGGATAtat CACGCGAGGAAGCGAAGGAACCATAATGATGAACGATTCTGTTCGCGATGAGAGTCCAAAATTTCGAAAACTCGTTGCTTATATTCCTCAAGATGAAGAACTTCGATTGAGTTTGACAgcaattgaaaatatgacagTTGCTGCTCATTTAAAGCTTGGCTATTCAGTTAGCACGGAGTATAAAATGAAACAG gtAGTACAAATCATGCAACTTTTGGGTTTACAAGAATGTCACAACACAATGACACAAAGATTATCAGGTGGTCAAAGAAAACGGTTAGCAATCGCTTTAGAATTGTTAAGCAACCCTCCGATTATATTCTTGGATGAACCAACAAC AGGATTGGATAGTTTGTCTTGTACTCAATGCGTTGAATTGCTCAGAAAACTTGCTAGAGATGGTCGAACTGTTGTTTGCACAATTCACCAACCTTCAGcccttatttttgaaaaattcgataaattaTATGCTTTATCCGATGGTAACTGTATTTATAACGGAACAATTCCCGATTTGGTTCCTTACTTAGGAAATATTGGATTACAATGTCCCAATTACCATAACCCAGCTGATTTtt tgaTGGAAGTTGCGATTGGAGAACATGGAACTACCGTACAACAACTAGCTGATTACCATCGAGAGAGCGAATTAAAAGCTATTGAGCAATCGGAAAAAG taactgaaaaaaataaagaaataatggATAGTACAAAGACGATTCCTGTGGATACAGCTCCTCAACCTGCAAACGTATTGATGCAGTTCCTATTGTTATATAAAAGGAATTTGGTCATGGCAACACGAGAATAT TCCCTGTATGTGAATAGATTAATGGCTCACGTGCTGATAGCGTTCCTCTTTGGGTATCTATATTTGAATTGCGGAATAGGCGCAAACACGGTCTTAGCCaattatgtttatttgtaCGGATCTCTTCTTCTTGTTGTATATACTGGACAAATGTCGGTTACTTTATCTT ttccTTTGGAAATGAAGGTATTAGCTCGTGAACACTTTAATAGATGGTACAAGCTAACTCCTTATCTACTTTCTGGTATATTAATCGAGATTCCATTCCAG ctcCTTTGTACATGGTCTTATGTAGCAATAACGTATTGGTTAACAAGTCAACCAGTTGATCAACGATTATACTTCTTTATGGCTTTCTGCACCTTATCAACATTATGTGCTCAAGCTTGGGGATATTTCATTGGAGCAACAACACCGATTAAAATCGCTGTGTTCATCGGACCAGTTTTGGCTTGTCTTTTCTCAATTTTCGGATTTTGCATTCGCTACTACGATACTCCAGTTATGTTCAGATGGATGTTCCATATCAGTTATTTCCGAGCTGGTTTCCAAGGTCTTGTTTACTCCGTTTATGGACTTCCAAGGCCAAATCTTTACTGTCCAGAAACTGAATTGTATTGTCACTATTTAGAACCGAAAAAATTCCTCACCGAGATGGAAGTAATCGATATCAATTTATGGTCAAACATTTCCTTTATTATCGTTGTTAGTTTCTTGATGCACGTTGCAACCTACGCTGCCGTTTGGTTCAAATTGCACAAACGATAA